The sequence AATATTTAGTCAAGAGACTTATTAAAGATTATCCTAATACCCATATTGTGAATCCTATAGGTCTGGCTGGCGAACTAGCCTTAGCTTGGGTGGATGGATTCTATTTTGAAATAGTTCAATGAAATCTCAACATGATTAACATTTTAGTGCAAACCAACTCTGAATCTAAGAAGTAGTTACTTACTTGTTTCTATGGCAGTCCCTATCCTAACATTAGAAATGTAGCTTGGGATTTTCTTACTGAGATCTCTGAACAAGTGGATAAATGCTCAATGCCATGGGTTCTATTAGGGGACCTTAATATGATATTCAGTCAAGATGATAAGAGTGGAGGATTGCCCTTTAAAAAATCTGACTGTAGCTACTATCATAATATTTTAAATAATGCAGGGCTCTTAGACTTAGGCTTTAAAGGGTATGATTGTACTTGAAATAATCATAGAGAGGGTGCTAGCAATATCCAAGAAAGACTAGATAGAGCAGTATCCAATTTAGAAAGAAACTCACAATTTCCTAATTCTGAGCTCTCTCATCTTGTGGCAGTTGGCTCAGATCACTTCCCAATAGCTTTAAACTTAGATACTAAGTTTTCAAAAATGGAGTACACTTTTAAGTTTTATGACACATGGCAAAAGGAAAGCTCTTGTGTACAAACTACAAAGGAGTCTTGGAATCATATTATCAGAGACACGCCAACTGAGTCCTTAATTCTGAATCTCAAATCCCTTCAAACCAATctcaatttttgaaaaaaaaaacatttttggaTTACCATCTAAACAGATTAAAAGAGTTTTAAACCGAATAGAAAACTTAAATTCTTCTTTACATGTTTTCCAGAAAGAAGataagattaagaaaaaaatttcACAACTAGAAAAACTATATGCTACTCAAGAAGCAATAACAAAAAACAGTCTAGGGATGATATGATCCAATTAggagaaaaaaaactaaattctTTCATACCAAGACTATGAAAAGAAGAAAGTGGAACAATATAGAATGCCTTAGAAGAAGTAACAATGAAACAACATTCAAAAGAACTGAGATTCACGATACCCTGACAGATTTCTTTTTGAATCTTTTTTCagctcctcctcctcttcctttaCCTAAGCATGTTCTCTTTCAGAACATTTCCCCTTGTATTTCTTTGGATGACAATGCTCTCCTCAACTCTGTTCCTTCTGGTGAAGAAATATGGTTAGTTATTAAAAAActtaaaccaaataaatcaccaGGCCCAGATGGTTTCCCAGCTAGCTTCTTCAAATTGAACTGGGAAACAATAGGAGAACAAGTTATCTCTGTAATCAACACCTTTTTATTTCTGGAACTCTTCATCCAGAATTCAATAAaacctttctttttcttattcctaAGAGTAGGCATCCAAAGGATCTTAGTGGTTTTAGACCCATATGACTTTGCAACACTATGTATAAAAATTATAGCTAAGATTCTTGCTAATAGAATTAAAGCATTATTAAATACTTTCCTTTCCTCTTTTTAAACAACATTCCTCTCTAAAAGGCAAATATCAGATAATATAATTATTGCTCAAGAGATAATTCActcttttaagaaaaataaagtgAAGCATGCTGGAATGGGGATTAAAATTGATATGTCTAAGGCATTTGATAGAGTTGATTGGGACGTTCTAATCAATGCAATgaaagcttttggttttgattctAACTTTTGCAAGTTGATTCACCAATGCATCTCTTCCTCAACTTTTGCTGTCTTACTCAATGGTTATCCTGAGAAAATTTTCAAACCTGCTAGAGGTCTTAGGCAAGGAGATCCACTTTCTccttatttttttataattttggaTGGAAATCTTCTCTAGACTTCTTTTAGCTGGTGAAGAGGAGAAAATTATCCATGGAGTGAAAATCACTCCAAAAAATAGCCCTATCTCTCatctttttttgctgatgattcccTTCTTTTCATTAGAGATGATCTTAAGGAGTGTCACAATATTCTTGCCTTGATTGAATCATTTAGTAAAGCTTCAGGCCAATTAATAAATTTCGAAAAATCTGGTGTTTTCTTTAGCAAAAAAGTTCAGCCTAAGCACCAAAGGATGATTAGTAAactactaaaaataaaaaaaattgacccAAAAGAAACTTATCTAGGAACACCTCTTTTTATTAGTAGAGCTAAGATACAATTATTTGAAAGAATAGTGGAAAATATGGAGCATACAATTCAAGGATGGATAGGTAAAACTTTAGCTCAAGCAAGTAAAATGGTTCTCAATAAAGCAACTCTAGCCAGTATGGCTAGTTACCAAATGAGCTGTTTTATTCTACCAAAGAAAATCACAAAGAAAACAGATGATCTGTAAAGAGATTTTTTGTGGGGAAAATAAACTAATTATAGAGGATATTACCCAAAATCTTAGTCTTGTCTTTGTAAACCCCTAAAAAAGGAGGACTAGGTTTTAGAAATGCTGATAAATTCAACTTAGCTATGATTACCAAATTAGCTCGGAGGTTACTAACAGAACCTAAAGCTCTGTGGGTGACACAATTAAAACCTAGATATTTCAGAAACTCTTCGGTTTTTAAGGCAAAAATCCCATCTTCTAGCTCTTGGATATGGAAATGCATCAGTAAAGGAATTCAACTAGTGGAACATAATAGCATTTGGGAAATAGGAGATGGAAATAGTGTAAACATTTGGGAGGATAACTGGGTGCCACAGTTGGCAAACAATCTTAGTAGCTATAGAACAGTTACTAACTCTAATTTAACACTTGTGAATGATCTTGTAGATCCATTTACATTGAAGTGGAATTCTACAATTATTTTTGAAATATTCCCTGCTCATATAGCTAGGAAAATTTGTAATATCAGATTAATCAAGGGTAAATCTGATACTCTTAGGTTGCTTCTTACAAACTCTGTCACATTTACAGTTAAGTCCATGTATAACAAGCTCAATGAAAGAACTGAAAATCTATATAACTTAGGCCAACCTGATTCCTTTTGGACTCATTTATGGAATACCAATGTATCtcaaagaataaaaatatttgcTTGGAAATGCTTACATAATGCTATCTCTACAAACTTGAAGCTCTCTAAATTTATGCATGATGTTCATCCAAGTTGCTCCTTTGGCTGTAATGAAAATGAATCTATAGAACATCTGTTTCTCTTTTGTCCATTTGCTCAATCTGTGTGGGCAACTGCACCCTATCATGTCACACTGCATTTTAATAGATCTATAACCTTCTTAGATATATGTAAGAAATGGATAGGAAAGAAATAACCATATATATCTTTAGAAACAATTCTGACCAAAGCatggtttatatggaaagaaagatgtgatACAGTCTTTGAAAAAAACAGCAAACACGGTTGAAATAATGAGATATTTAGAGTTTTGGAATAAGGATAACTACTCTCTTGGTCAAGTTATAACAAACACAGTTGAAACTCCCAAATGGTGTCCTCCTAGGAAAACTCAACTAAAGCTCAATATAGATGCTGCATGGATTTCAAGTATTTTTCCTGcagttttttctttaattctaagGAATGATGCAGGAGAATTTGAACAAGGAAGAGCAGGTCCTCTCACAACAGCTACCCCTGAAGAAGCGGAAGCCTTAGGTTTGTTGCAAGGAGCTAAATGGACATTGGACAAAGGATGGTCCAATTTCAGTGTGGAAAGAGATTGCAAAAATCTGTTTGATTATTTGAATGGGAGACCATCTCAAATAGAATGGCAGAACCAATCACTTATGGATGAAGCTAAATGTGATTTCAACAAATGCAaaaactttttgttttttttttatattcctaAACTTGCAAACCAAGTGGCTAATACACTTGCCAAGGAAGCAAAatcttttgttaatttagttaatTGGGACAAGAGTCCTCCTACTTGTATTTTGCTAAACttagaaatagataaatctaatgCAAGGGATAAGAACCATATCTCTACATTAGAAGGCTCTACTATTAATGATATAACGGTTTCTAACTCCCTAAGTTAGTTGTTTGAATGCATTTTAActtacaaaaagaagaaaataaaaaaaagaactgACGGCAATGGTGTAGAACGTTTTCTGATTTATGGGCATGCGTAGAACCTGTTTGGAAAATAGGGAAACTCTGTACGATTAAATGGTATATTTTGTAAGGGAAATTTGAtcataataatgaaaatatattaAATAGGTCGTAATTAGCGAGTCAGCTATAATTTTTGCTCCTCCGATCGCTTTTTGCCGTCCCACTAACAAAAATCAAGATGTAAATATTCCAAGTGTTACTGGTAAAATTGGGTACATAGTTAATAAAGTAACACCCAAAATATATTATCACCACCCTCAAATAATGATATATGGAAATCCTATAAAAATCTAATTTATTTACTTTAAGACCAACTGCTGCACCAATTGCCACCATTTCGTTcagtctcttcttcttcttcttctctctctctctctcttaaaaATTCATTCTTTCTCCCATCCATAAGAATCTAATATCACCATCAGTTTctgaaaatagaaagaaaaaaagagatctaATGAGAAAAGACGAGTGGATTCAATCCGCCATGACGGATGATACCATGGTGGCTGAGTTGATAATGAGGATTTCTTCGGATTCATACGCCTCATCTCTGCAACTGAATCCTGATACTACCAACAATTTTAAAAACACTACTGATTCAGAGATTATTCCTTTAATTAAATGGGGATTGAGAAAACCTCGTTCTAGATTATTACTAATGAGATACAATAACAGACAAATTATTAAGAAGGAAAACGATTTAACTAGAGCAAGTCCAACGACTCCTTTCTCATGGAGTCCTGGATCTTCAATAAGTGGTGCTAGTGGTAGTGGTAATAGTGGTGTTGGTTCTGCTGTTGATTGTTACGAAGAATCAAGTCGACCTTCCATTTGGTCAAGCAACCACAACTCCAGATCTAAGGTCAGTTTTTCTGAATCTTACTCCCTCCACCTCTATCTCTATCTCTCAGGATTTCTATTCTCAGATCTCTTTGGTGCCGACTTTTTTTCGGTGTTCATCCGTTTACGGAAATACCCTTAACCGGTGATGATTTATGATTCGTATCTGATTGCCGGTTTTTATGCTgaatctctctttctctcttattagTTTCTCAACGAGTCAAAGTTGTCTTGTTTTGAAACCACTGAAGGTTATCTTCTCAAATCTGTATTTTTGGATTCGTTTCCAGCTCAAACGCGCTGGAGTTGGTAaatgatgtttttttta comes from Papaver somniferum cultivar HN1 chromosome 7, ASM357369v1, whole genome shotgun sequence and encodes:
- the LOC113299120 gene encoding uncharacterized protein LOC113299120 isoform X2, with the protein product MRKDEWIQSAMTDDTMVAELIMRISSDSYASSLQLNPDTTNNFKNTTDSEIIPLIKWGLRKPRSRLLLMRYNNRQIIKKENDLTRASPTTPFSWSPGSSISGASGSGNSGVGSAVDCYEESSRPSIWSSNHNSRSKVTATIGPNANRSRKKQKVADLKEEESFLLKEKINLKKLDLKTRSTRETGASCDASIRANYSDQFRNAREIIDETPIFRTRGKFNGLEYCEVETKLSSAVRGSFFVLPDLNMPLEDDSCADVVYGLS